The proteins below are encoded in one region of Populus alba chromosome 2, ASM523922v2, whole genome shotgun sequence:
- the LOC140954254 gene encoding uncharacterized protein isoform X2 — MATWGSSMVDSLRISTIILGLSNLTVVIVGGVLLFPVFPGCDVDRITIPVVMVSLAAAFKIFAMFNSGIAQKATAITILDSPPDTSVVDSINLLRRRRYKTWLWWSRFALAMTLQQTATAIYPVFSVAEFMSHDGTSSKCLAGTASNGNKWKTKLLIPFVITVCSVPLMHCFVGPAVLRWRSFYETQDDAWKAHYQEVFDHGIREALCCLGPPKEDEVYSVARLLVDIVAYRASGTGHLELLAGLALLQRHGESPKSYDEMVEAPREKIREAFAFHQFAEAPYTGPLLDFGRHTIFFPCAWLYRHGILTPCTRNRSFIHWVSRLMHMYINIAYMFIVLMEIKGS, encoded by the exons ATGGCAACGTGGGGTTCTTCAATGGTGGACAGTCTGAGAATAAGCACAATAATATTGGGTTTATCAAACCTAACGGTGGTGATTGTTGGTGGGGTGCTTCTGTTTCCTGTATTTCCTGGTTGTGACGTTGACAGAATAACTATTCCTGTTGTTATGGTGTCTTTGGCTGCTGCTTTCAAAATCTTTGCCATGTTTAACTCTGGGATTGCCCAAAAGGCTACTGCCATTACCATTCTTGATTCTCCTCCTGATACTTCTGTTGTTGACTCCATTAATCTCCTTCGAAGACGG AGGTACAAAACATGGCTTTGGTGGAGTCGGTTTGCGTTGGCAATGACTCTACAACAAACTGCGACTGCAATTTACCCTGTGTTTAGTGTGGCTGAATTTATGTCTCATGATGGAACATCAAGTAAATGTCTCGCAG GGACAGCTTCAAATGGTAACAAGTGGAAGACAAAACTACTCATtccatttgttatcacagtttGTTCTGTTCCACTAATGCATTGTTTTGTGGGACCTGCGGTCCTAAGATGGAGGTCTTTTTATGAAACCCAAGATGATGCATGGAAGGCGCACTATCAGGAGGTGTTTGACCATGGAATTCGTGAGGCTTTGTGCTGCCTG GGGCCGCCTAAGGAAGATGAAGTTTACTCAGTAGCACGATTATTGGTTGATATTGTTGCCTATCGTGCATCAGGCACTGGGCATTTGGAACTTCTAGCAG GTCTAGCTTTGTTGCAAAGGCATGGTGAATCACCTAAATCTTATGATGAAATGGTAGAAGCACCCAGAGAAAAGATTCGGGAGGCCTTTGCTTTTCATCAATTTGCTGAAGCTCCATATACT GGCCCGTTGCTTGATTTTGGAAGACATACTATATTTTTTCCTTGTGCATGGCTCTACAGGCATGGGATTTTGACTCCATGCACTCGTAACAGGTCGTTTATTCACTGGGTATCTCGCTTAATGCACATGTATATTAATATTGCATACATGTTCATTGTGTTAATGGAAATTAAAGGATCTTGA
- the LOC140954254 gene encoding uncharacterized protein isoform X1 → MATWGSSMVDSLRISTIILGLSNLTVVIVGGVLLFPVFPGCDVDRITIPVVMVSLAAAFKIFAMFNSGIAQKATAITILDSPPDTSVVDSINLLRRRQRYKTWLWWSRFALAMTLQQTATAIYPVFSVAEFMSHDGTSSKCLAGTASNGNKWKTKLLIPFVITVCSVPLMHCFVGPAVLRWRSFYETQDDAWKAHYQEVFDHGIREALCCLGPPKEDEVYSVARLLVDIVAYRASGTGHLELLAGLALLQRHGESPKSYDEMVEAPREKIREAFAFHQFAEAPYTGPLLDFGRHTIFFPCAWLYRHGILTPCTRNRSFIHWVSRLMHMYINIAYMFIVLMEIKGS, encoded by the exons ATGGCAACGTGGGGTTCTTCAATGGTGGACAGTCTGAGAATAAGCACAATAATATTGGGTTTATCAAACCTAACGGTGGTGATTGTTGGTGGGGTGCTTCTGTTTCCTGTATTTCCTGGTTGTGACGTTGACAGAATAACTATTCCTGTTGTTATGGTGTCTTTGGCTGCTGCTTTCAAAATCTTTGCCATGTTTAACTCTGGGATTGCCCAAAAGGCTACTGCCATTACCATTCTTGATTCTCCTCCTGATACTTCTGTTGTTGACTCCATTAATCTCCTTCGAAGACGG CAGAGGTACAAAACATGGCTTTGGTGGAGTCGGTTTGCGTTGGCAATGACTCTACAACAAACTGCGACTGCAATTTACCCTGTGTTTAGTGTGGCTGAATTTATGTCTCATGATGGAACATCAAGTAAATGTCTCGCAG GGACAGCTTCAAATGGTAACAAGTGGAAGACAAAACTACTCATtccatttgttatcacagtttGTTCTGTTCCACTAATGCATTGTTTTGTGGGACCTGCGGTCCTAAGATGGAGGTCTTTTTATGAAACCCAAGATGATGCATGGAAGGCGCACTATCAGGAGGTGTTTGACCATGGAATTCGTGAGGCTTTGTGCTGCCTG GGGCCGCCTAAGGAAGATGAAGTTTACTCAGTAGCACGATTATTGGTTGATATTGTTGCCTATCGTGCATCAGGCACTGGGCATTTGGAACTTCTAGCAG GTCTAGCTTTGTTGCAAAGGCATGGTGAATCACCTAAATCTTATGATGAAATGGTAGAAGCACCCAGAGAAAAGATTCGGGAGGCCTTTGCTTTTCATCAATTTGCTGAAGCTCCATATACT GGCCCGTTGCTTGATTTTGGAAGACATACTATATTTTTTCCTTGTGCATGGCTCTACAGGCATGGGATTTTGACTCCATGCACTCGTAACAGGTCGTTTATTCACTGGGTATCTCGCTTAATGCACATGTATATTAATATTGCATACATGTTCATTGTGTTAATGGAAATTAAAGGATCTTGA